The Antechinus flavipes isolate AdamAnt ecotype Samford, QLD, Australia chromosome 4, AdamAnt_v2, whole genome shotgun sequence genomic interval GTGCCCTGGCAGAGCTGGCCCCGGCTCATTTGAACTCCTTCACAAAATAGCCCTCGCTTTAAACCACGCCTGCCTATGTGCGCCTGATCTGTGGATTCTACTGTGCCGACCCTACTCCTAAAGCTGATGTTCAGGTAAACCTCATGAACGAGAACTGTTGGGATACCCCAGGCATGCAAGTGGACGTCCATTCAGCATTCTCTGCCAGCCTGTCCCTGCTGTGCCTGtgcccttccccaccccccagggCCCAGCTGAGGCCTCAGAGCCAACCCAGGGAGCCTCGCTGCTTCCCCATCCCCCATTCTAGTGGGCCCAGAGCCTGGCGTTAGCTCCCACTCCTAATCCAAGGCAGACGGAAAATTCTGAATGGAAGGCTGACTTTCCCCAGTTAGTGAGTCAGGTCCATCACGTCATCCCCCCACGGCAGTAGGCTTGGCCTCCCTGttaccttctccctcctcctcctcttccatctgCTCATCTTTTTCTTCGGAGGGTGCTCCTAGAGCCTCTTGGTCTTCAGGGCCCTTCTCTGGCCCATCGCCAGCTGCCTTTGTGTCTTCTGGGGTGCCTTCGGGCCCCTCAGGGGCAGGCTGGGCCTCTGCTGCAGGTTTGGCCTCGGGGGCAGCCTGGTTTTCTGCAGGGCGCTCTTCCTCTGGGTCAGCGATGCTATCTTGACCCTCTTCCTGGGTGGCCGCTGGGGGCTGTTCGGGCTTCTCCTCGCTGGGCTTCTCCTTGCTGGGCTTCTCCTCACCGGGCTTTTCCTCACCTGGCATCTCGGCCTGGGCCTCTGCAGGTTCCTGGGCCTCCACAGGCACCACTGCCTCCTCTGCTGCAGCCTCTGCCAGCTCCTCTGTGGCCTGGGCGGCTTCTTCTCCTCCCTGCTCAGTCTCCGACACCGCTGCTGCTGGGGCTTCCTCAGCCTTCGGCTCTTCCCCTCCGGCCCcatctgcttccttttcttttgccccAACTTCAGCTCCTGTCTCTTCTTGGGCTGGGCCTGGCTGCTCTTCAGAAGCATCTTGGGGGCTTTCCTCTGTTTTGACAATGGCTTCTGCCTGTTTTTCCTCAACTGCTTTCTCAACTGCTTCCTCTCTggcctcctcttctccctctggCTGCCCATCCTGGGGCACAGCAGCCGCGGCCTCTGAGCCCGTTGCCGGTTCCTCGGCAGCAGCCACAGCCTCGGGCTCAGGCTCCTGGGCCGTGCTTGGGGCCTTCTCAGGGCTTCTAGGGGTTGTTTCTGCCTGATCCTCCACTTCTTCCATCTCCACGTCAACTGCCCCGCTCTTGGCTTCTGCGGGATTTTCTTGAGCCTCCTCTTTGGGGTcggcagcaggagcagcagccgCAGCCGCCTCCTCGACCTTCCCCCCGGGGGCCTCAGCCTCGGCCTCGGAGTTCTGTGCTGGCGCTTGGTCCTTCGGGGCATCAGAGGCCTGTTCTTTCAATACGCCCCTGGCTTCCTCTACATGGTGAAGGAACATGAAGCATAAACATTTCTTCCAGTTTAATGATAAAAGGcataaatggaaatggaaattacTCCCCCTTTAACCCTGGGCCTGGCTGACAAACTACAATGGAACTCTGCCCTGGACATGTATGTCCAAGTAAAGAGGAGCTGGTCCTAGCCAGGCAAGCCGCTCCTTAAGAAGCACTAAGCTGCCAAGCCCAAGACGGCCGGTTTTAAGCACAGGAGCCGCCACAGGATGCCAAGCCGTTCCGGGCTCAAATGAACAGTAAATGGAAAGAGTTTAGAAGCGTTTAAGTGCCAGATCCATGGGCCGTTAatgagatttattattattattattattacaccgTTCTGGCCCAGAGCCAACTCCTCCTTGCTCTCGCCTGTGGGACACTCAGGCTTCGAGGAGAGCGCATGGGGAGAGACCTCCCTCTATTCTGGTGCCGGTACTAAGCAGTCTCGGCCGATACCAACGCAAGGATCGGGGCGAGCTCCAACAAGAAGCCCCCGAGAGCCCTGGCTGGGGAGAAATTCAGTTACTTCCTCCAAAGGGGGAGGGAGGCTGGTCTGGCCCGCCCCAAGTGTCAGCCGAGAACGTCTGAGCATTCCCTGGACGCGCAGCAGCAGAGACCCTTCAGGGAAGGCAAGAAAGCCAGCGTGGCAACTACCAGGTGGGACGTGCAGCGCTACATACCCTCTACGTTATCAGTACTCTCTACCATAGATTGATCTTCTgctctctctccatcttcatcCACTGGGACTCCATCCAGGGCATTTCCTAACACACCATTCTCCATTCTAGGAGGAGAACAAACAGAGAAAGCACCAAAGAACAGTAGCTGGGCTCCTCCTCACGCCTCAAATCAGGGTGAGCCATACCCTGCCCTACACTGAGCTCAGAATACAGCAGAGCAGAATGCAAAGTGTGAAGAAAGCAAAGGGTCAGTGGTCACAGAGGGGGAGGCCAGGGGTGCAAAGCAACAGCAGGCGTGGATGGACGGCTGCCAGGACCTATCAAGTGGGTCAGCGGACTGTGGGCATTCCAATGCCATGCCCATAAGCAAGCAGTACGTTTATCAACAAGATGTCAGAAAGTAAGTAGAGGCCCTTCCCCCTTCCAGTGACACAGTGACAACTAGTATTATAGAGGCCATGTGTGTACACAATCAGGGGACTTGGAGACAGGCTCCCAATTCTTTCACCGCGCCCACCGTGTCATGTGGCTGCCCACCCTTCCCTGGCTATAGTGAGGGGCATCCTTTGCACGGTAGAAATCTAAGCTACTGTTGGGATCAACATTACAGTTGGATCTTTACCAGAATCAAGTTGTTGGCAGATGATTTATTAGCACCTACAATATGAGTATCCCCAGATTTCTAAGTTGTTCACTCTAACCTATTAGATTTTAAAACTTTACGAATTCTACAGGAGGCAGCATGGAACACTAGGCAGCCTCTGGCAGGTGGCAGACATACCAGCCGGTTTGGCAGAAGATCTTTCccaggagttccctataccagtgaCACCCAAGGACAATTCTGTCCCCAGCCTTCTAAGAAATCAAGGCTTTGCATCTTATGGACTTGATTTTACCACTTAATGAAGAGTCCTTGACCTCTGCAGCCGCCTACTTTCATCAAGTTTGTCGAGAGGGctaaagaaacattttcttctattctagACCCATCAATTCCAGTGGCAGAATATGGCCAGTTCTCAGCCTTCCAGAAAAACACATCCACCTCTCCATTTCTATGGCTGGTGTGCTCCTCTGACCTAGAACTAAGCATTTATGCTCCTGTTTGGATGCACCTCAAACACCCCGGCAACAACTCTGCTTGTCCCGCTAACTATCCTCTTCTCCCCAAGTGCCCCATTGGGCGGACGGTCAAAGCTCCCGTGCCCTCCAAGCATTCTGGGCACTGGCCCTTGCAAGACATACCTTGCTAACTCCAGAAGAGACTTTCCGTAGTAAAAAAAGGCTTCTCCACACTCATTAGCTGTCTCTCCATACTTCTTACCCCTAGAAGAAAGGACACAGCAGAAATGAGAGAAGCCATCTGGCCTGGGCTATCCCCAACATCACCTGTGTCTTGAGCACTCATAAACTAACAGGAGCCAGAGTCGCCTGGGCCCTGAAGTGACACCAAGTGTCTTGCCAGCAAGTCAAGCATCTGACGCTGAATGACGTGCGCTGACCTGGCTTCAATGAACATCACTGATCAAATGCCACAAACAGGAAAGCCCAGAATCACACCAGAAAGGTGGGAAATGTTAAAAACATGAGAAGAAAGGACCAAAAAGTTATATGATCGGGAGGCAAGGGCTGCGAAAGCCCTGCAAATCAGGAGCAGCAGCAGAAAGAGCTTGTGCTCCAGAGCTGACCCCATCCCTGGAGCATCAGAAAGTCTTTGAAGACCAGGAGAAAGAGAGGACGGGTGTGTCCCAGGCCTGagtgaagaaagggaagggagctGCCATTTATATGGAGCCGAGGACAGTTTTCCTTTCCCCGGCAGAGCTCTCAAAACCTTCTGCCCTAGTACCCTTCGACTTGCCGCTCATGGCACATGTCCCTTTTCTACCAGAGCAAACATCAATACTTACAAGAGACTAGCTGCTTCTTGGAAGGCATTAACGGCTGCTGGAATGTCTCCCATTACCAGATGTTTCTGCCCCAAGCCCAGCAGCTTCTTAGACTCACTGTCCACATCCATGCTAGGGGTGGCAGTTacgggaagagaaaagaaaaatcagaatactaTGGGTCAGAGGCAACACACAGCCTAAAGGGCTACAAAAGTGCACAAACGAAAGTCCCCCAATCTCAGCTGTTATTTCTCAAAACAGGCCCATCCTCCCTCACCTCTGGCCCCACCAGCCCTTCCCCCAAATCCTTAGTCCTCCCCATTCTCACCCACCAATCCCCTCTACTAGCTTGCCACATTCATCAACTTCCAAGGCAAAAGCTTCTTGAAACCACCCCAGCTCTGGTCACTAGGAGAGCCTGCTTAGAGCTATAGCCCAGGTCTAAGCCCTTCCCCTCTAGGAGGCAGACCCCACTCCTACCCCCAGTCTGCTGAACTCGCAGAGCGCTACGCAGGGCTCTGCCCCTCCAGCTAGGTGTGTCATACAATGCACCCCACCTCGGGAGCAGCAGCCAGAAGCTTCAGGCCTCTTCGACCCTGGCTGTGTGAATTCATGCATTTAAGACTGAATTCCTTTACTGAAGTCACCAAGTTGCATTAGGTGAACACCAGGGCCTAGAAATTGAGCATGAAGAAAGCAGCTGTCCAATCACACTTAGAAACGAGTGGACAGGGAAGGCAACATTCCACTTGACCCCCGAGACACTTAGATGGCCGCTGACACTCTAGCTGAGACCCTGAGCCAGTCACAACTTGGAGCCTCCGCTTACTTACCAGACCTCATCAGGCTCACAGAGCTCTGGGAGGGACTCCCACTATGCTTGTGGCCAATGTCAGGTGCGCCCTCATCTCCACAGTGGAAAGTGACTTCTCAACAGTGTTGGTACACATGGCATGTAATAGTACTGCCCAAGTAAAAACCAAGTAAAAGTTTTAGGGGTCAAGTTCATCCAATTATTCCTCAAAACTATTAAgtcagaggaagaaatggcagCTCGGACAAGGGATGGCCATCCtgttcctttcctctcctcagtGAAATAGATAGGTTCTCAAGCTGCTATAGTTCCAGGCCAAAATGCCTGGAGAGAAAAGCCCAACGTATGACTGGCCAGGTCCAAGTGAGGAGTCTTGTGCCAGTGCTAACAGATCTCAGACCAGCTTCTAAAACACAGGTGCTCAATTCAGAAAGTCAAAGCTCATTTTCCAGGCATCTCCATTGCAAAAACTGAGTCAAGTGCCCCCAATCTTTGGTTCCACCAAGGTGCACCCAGGCCTTTCCCCACCAAATAGAACCAAACAAGGCATGCAGCGCTCAGGTTTCCATTACAACTAGACAGCAGCTGCCGCTTGGGAACTTCACTAAAGCTTACCTATCAGTTGTATCTGCAGATGTGGATGGAGCAGGGGCCTCCTCTTCCCCTCTAGAAAAATTTAAGACAGGTAAAATTAGACTGGGCAGTGGCTAATATAGTCAACTAACACCCACTGCCATATACACACTCTAACCACTTcaaattcaaaaagagaaaaaagaagtccaAGGAAGGCAGCCACCACGAAATCTTCTGTTGAGTCAATTCCTCCCCAACAGAACTTGGGCTTCCCCAAAGGGCACTGAGTGACAAGCATCAAGAGCACTTTTTTTCCAATATAATGAAGAAACATGCCCAGGGTCTAGGACTTCTAGCAAGGATGGCAAACCTCCTGGGTTATAGAAGTACCTTTAAGGGCCTTTCAGCTCCAAAGCTATGATCCTGTCTCCCAAAGGAAAGAGCTGCTACTGCTGGGTTTGACTGAAGGGGTGAAAACCAAGCCTCTCATGACTTTCTTACCACCTCACCATCTGCCCCCAACCATAATCCAAATTGATCCTGCCAAAGCTACAAATAACACCATCAAATCTACTCTCCACCAGACGTGGTCTCCCATGAGTTGTTCTCCCTAAGCATCTGCATGACCCGGTTGACTTGGTACATTGAAGAGCCTCTTTAGTGCCTTTTCATCCATTCACTTAAGGTGAGAACAAaggcaaaacaaataaataaataaagacagagaACTGAGAAGGAATCCTCTTATTCTTCTCAGACATCTTACTACCAAGTGCcccagaaaaacaaattcatgattattatggaaatatgtttaaaaggattgtacacaGCTAAGGGATATCAAATTGTCCACTGtctcagggagggaggaaaatttggaacacaaaatcttaccaaaaaaaaaaaaaattaatgttaaaagctatctttatgtgtatttggaaaaaataaaatgtcactgAAAATTGCCTGCCAAAAGCTTACACCATCTGCTTGTAAAGGGGCCTACCAGAAGAGCACAGATTAGGGACAGGTTAGGGATCCTACACCCActcattctcagtttcttcaggaGCAGATGAGAAGAGAACCCAAGACATGATTGTAAAGAATATGTCCCCAACTAGAAAATGCTAACAAAGCAAGTAGGAGGTCCTGCAGAACCAGCTTCAGGGAAAACATACTCCCATCCTGGGTATGGAAAGAATCAAGCAGTTGTGGCCCTATTCAGTCTAGACCCAATCAAAGCCTGTTCCTATAGCGCCGGTGATCATGGAAAAGCAAGCTGTCTAGATTCAGCTCTTATTTATACTAAGGCCAATGCTGCCTCTACCTACTCTCAGGACTAGATGCAGGAAACTATTCACAGCACCAGGTATTGTAGCTTAGAATGgatttaaagaaacatttaacCTTCCTTACAGTTTTCCAGTAACACCAACAGTCTGGAAAAGTATAGGGACTGACCACAGCAATGCCCTTAAAGTGAGGCCATTAAGTTTTGAAAGAACAACCACTTTGGCTACAATACAGGTGTATATTATGGTCCCAGAGTAATAAAACTGTATGCTCAAAACTGGAAATGGAGGAATGCCCATCACTCGAGGAATTGTGGTATATGTGTATAACTGAGTAAGTACAGTTGTATTATGATGAACAGGTTGGTTTCtgaaaagacatgaactgatgctgactgaaatgagcagaatcaggagatcattatacacagtaacagcaacattgtaccatgatcaactttgatagactttgctcttctcagcaatgcaatgatccaaaacaaatcTAAAACGCATTATGGAAAATGTAATCCACATtctgagaaagaactatgaatcTAAATGCAgacttttaaagtttctttttgctttttctttctcatggtttttcctttttattctgattttcttttataCCATGACTagtatgaaaatgtttaatatgaatGTGCACATATAGCCTATATCAAAtagcttgccatcttgggaagaaAATAATGTAGAACTCAAAACCTTATAAAAACAAGTAGGCAGGGGCAGCTacatagcacagtggatagagcactcagctgtgtaaccctgggcaagtcacttaacaccaattgtctcagccaaaaaaccaaacaaacaagtAGGCAATACAATACACACTTGCTAATCACAGCATTACATTCAGTGAGACCAAGGTCTTTAGATAGTCAGGCTCAAGCTCCGATTTTAATAAAGTCTGGTCTTGCCACACCCACACTACAAGACGAGGAGAATGCAATGGCTATAGCCCACCTGTGCAAACACTTTCATCAGTCTTGTGGACGAGAAGGGGAGACTTGGATTGGACAGTAAAATAATCCAACGATTTTAGAACTGGCTGGGTAGTCAGACAAGGGTTCTAAGTCAGAACGCCATGCTGGCCAAGATGGAATGTCATCTTGTAAAGTGAAATTCAATAGGGCAAGAAGAAAGCAACTTCACAATTATAAAATGGATAAGTACAAATTGTTCCAAAAGACCTGGGGAGTTTAATGGCTCAGCAAGTCAGCCATTGACAAGGCAGTCAAAAGCTAATGATGTTGGGCTAGACTAAGCTGGAGGATCTTGGGAAGACAGGAACAGGGCCTCATGAGTACCAATCCAAGGAAATGGTCctatttagcctgaagaaaagCCTTTAGGACCAAATAACAACTATCTGGAAAATTGGCCCATACTTAG includes:
- the NASP gene encoding nuclear autoantigenic sperm protein isoform X1, with the protein product MAAEPAAIAELAPADKGEEEAPAPSTSADTTDSMDVDSESKKLLGLGQKHLVMGDIPAAVNAFQEAASLLGKKYGETANECGEAFFYYGKSLLELARMENGVLGNALDGVPVDEDGERAEDQSMVESTDNVEEEARGVLKEQASDAPKDQAPAQNSEAEAEAPGGKVEEAAAAAAPAADPKEEAQENPAEAKSGAVDVEMEEVEDQAETTPRSPEKAPSTAQEPEPEAVAAAEEPATGSEAAAAVPQDGQPEGEEEAREEAVEKAVEEKQAEAIVKTEESPQDASEEQPGPAQEETGAEVGAKEKEADGAGGEEPKAEEAPAAAVSETEQGGEEAAQATEELAEAAAEEAVVPVEAQEPAEAQAEMPGEEKPGEEKPSKEKPSEEKPEQPPAATQEEGQDSIADPEEERPAENQAAPEAKPAAEAQPAPEGPEGTPEDTKAAGDGPEKGPEDQEALGAPSEEKDEQMEEEEEGEETEGSEEEDKDNEREAEEPGSDSKLENKENEDEDIGNLELAWDMLDLAKIIFKRQETKEAQLNAAQAHLKLGEVSVESENYSQAIEEFQACLALQQNYLEAHDRLLAETHYQLGLAYSYNSQYGEAVAQFTKSVDVIEKRLAMLSERIKATETPSAEDEKEVEELKELLPEIKEKIEDAKESQSSGNVAELALKATLVQAASGFTSSSGSSSASGIAARRPTDGAATTSSNCVTDISHLVRKKRKPEEESPRKEAEAKKPKPEPAVNGGGGGGDGDAAATSQKEATEAMETEAENQTPAEPGAATVQSTA